The following are encoded together in the Malaya genurostris strain Urasoe2022 chromosome 3, Malgen_1.1, whole genome shotgun sequence genome:
- the LOC131438249 gene encoding chorion transcription factor Cf2, with protein sequence MELNLMKNLELDKICRICLAVKKEMRPLFGEMVAEMLMEIAKIQIEQMDGWPDKICIQCIHQVSRCHAFKTRVEKSDSTLRQYIKGITVVVEEQMPKELTIDVQRQQITPQKIQQIQPAQQIQEIHIQRTDIPTIAEAAAPTMILTNAQLLNAGAQIINAGHLITTASGQQIIQAPQYHAAQLGQFIQGPNNTIQMITHGAAHPQILQIQRTVDDRCEIIVQPEMQEQQYYDENNVISVNQVQSVPMMMAAPTATIHQHHIAQHALQQQQHQQHHHHQQQLHEQIQHEDDVEESLIKDGQESDFGDQEDDQADNDELIEEELQDDDEADAEAEVEAETEAEAVEEELYISDCESDDGEKRLAEFMAYQTSCPSPGRYLCNLCRKEFTQPKWLQTHMSSHSNWLKANCKKQPECDICHKSFRGPGMLRMHMKTHEKADKLPTCSICQKEFKSKSILYRHRQTHFEKNFACTLCDKRFSSNYQLNIHVQRHRKQKPHKCPHCDKSFYSASDLKVHVNQHLGIKVIQIKKMSTNS encoded by the exons ATGGAGCTAAATTTGATGAAAAACCTAGAGTTGGATAAAATTTGTCGAATATGTCTAGCTGTGAAAAAAGAAATGCGTCCACTATTTGGAGAAATGGTAGCGGAGATGCTAATGGAAATTGCTAAGATACAA ATTGAGCAAATGGACGGCTGGCCGGACAAAATATGTATCCAGTGCATTCACCAGGTTAGTCGCTGTCATGCTTTTAAAACACGCGTTGAAAAATCAGACAGCACTTTACGTCAGTATATCAAAGGAATAACTGTAGTTGTGGAGGAACAGATGCCTAAGGAACTCACAATTGATGTTCAAAGACAACAAATAACGCCGCAGAAAATTCAACAAATACAGCCA GCTCAACAGATTCAAGAGATTCACATTCAGCGCACTGATATCCCGACAATTGCTGAAGCAGCTGCTCCGACAATGATACTAACCAATGCACAATTGCTGAACGCTGGGGCGCAAATTATTAACGCAGGTCATTTGATAACAACCGCGTCTGGTCAGCAGATTATTCAGGCACCACAATATCATGCTGCACAGCTTGGGCAATTTATTCAGGGGCCAAATAATACCATACAAATGATCACACATGGAGCAGCACATCCACAAATATTGCAGATACAGCGAACGGTGGATGATCGGTGTGAAATAATAGTACAACCAGAGATGCAGGAACAGCAGTATTACGACGAAAACAATg TGATTTCCGTGAACCAAGTTCAATCCGTCCCTATGATGATGGCAGCTCCTACAGCTACAATTCATCAGCACCATATAGCACAGCATGCACTCCAACAACAGCAACATcaacaacatcatcatcatcaacaacaACTTCATGAACAGATACAGCATGAAGACGATGTGGAAGAATCTCTCATAAAGGATGGCCAAGAATCTGATTTCGGCGATCAAGAAGATGATCAAGCAGACAACGATGAATTGATAGAAGAAGAATTACAAGATGATGATGAAGCGGACGCGGAAGCCGAAGTAGAAGCAGAAACAGAAGCAGAGGCGGTGGAAGAAGAATTGTATATATCTGATTGTGAATCAGATGATGGCGAGAAACGGTTAG ctgaatTTATGGCATATCAAACTTCCTGTCCAAGCCCCGGGCGatatttatgtaatttatgtcGCAAAGAGTTTACTCAACCTAAGTGGCTGCAAACGCACATGTCTTCGCATTCGAATTGGCTGAAG GCAAACTGCAAGAAGCAACCAGAATGCGACATTTGTCACAAAAGTTTTCGAGGCCCTGGTATGTTGCggatgcatatgaaaacacacgaG AAAGCCGATAAACTTCCTACTTGCTCAATTTGCCAGAAAGAATTTAAATCCAAATCAATTCTATATCGACATCGACAAACGCATTTTGAA AAAAACTTCGCATGTACGTTGTGTGACAAGCGGTTTAGTTCAAATTATCAGCTAAACATTCATGTCCAGCGACACAGGAAACAGAAGCCTCACAAATGCCCTCATTGTGATAAATCGTTTTATAGTGCGTCCGATTTGAAG GTGCATGTTAATCAGCATCTGGGCATCAAAGttatccaaataaaaaaaatgtcgaCAAATAGCTAA